One genomic segment of Arachis duranensis cultivar V14167 chromosome 4, aradu.V14167.gnm2.J7QH, whole genome shotgun sequence includes these proteins:
- the LOC107484303 gene encoding uncharacterized protein LOC107484303 — MDMEVLHSTPTETLGSHSLSFSILSPEEHGIADRDDTVSPEVTHEQETYGKPKEPTSQKIESRVVAYASRQLKTHEANYPIHDLELAAIVFALKTWRHHLYGVGFQVFSDHKNLKYMFD; from the exons ATGGATATGGAGGTGTTGCATAGCACTCCTACTGAGACGTTAGGTTCTCACTCCCTTTCTTTTTCCATACTGTCTCCAGAGGAACATGGCATAGCGGATAGAGACGACACAGTGTCCCCCGAAG TTACCCATGAACAGGAAACCTATGGCAAGCCAAAGGAGCCCACCAGTCAGAAGATTGAATCAAGG GTAGTGGCGTATGCGTCAAGGCAACTAAAGACCCACGAAGCCAACTATCCAATTCATGACCTTGAACTAGCCGCAATAGTATTTGCACTGAAGACATGGAGACACCATTTGTACGGAGTTGGGTTTCAAGTATTCTCCGATCATAAGAACTTAAAGTACATGTTCGACTAG